The following are from one region of the Methanobacterium alcaliphilum genome:
- a CDS encoding P-II family nitrogen regulator, with protein sequence MMENTCSGFKLIYVIVEAGRGSFIMSAAREAGAEGGTTYYARGTSIHEHGKFLGVPIEPEKEVVMIIIKDSLVNQVFESVVTKGELEEPGKGVAFILDISRVAGICHLLDE encoded by the coding sequence ATGATGGAAAATACTTGTTCTGGGTTTAAATTGATATACGTTATTGTGGAAGCAGGGCGTGGAAGTTTTATCATGAGTGCTGCTCGTGAAGCAGGTGCAGAAGGTGGAACCACTTATTATGCTAGAGGAACCAGTATACATGAACATGGTAAATTTTTAGGTGTTCCTATTGAACCTGAAAAAGAAGTAGTAATGATCATAATTAAAGATTCGCTGGTAAATCAAGTATTTGAATCTGTAGTAACCAAAGGAGAATTGGAAGAACCGGGAAAAGGTGTAGCATTTATACTGGATATATCCAGAGTGGCGGGCATCTGCCATTTATTAGATGAATAA